The Hyperolius riggenbachi isolate aHypRig1 chromosome 3, aHypRig1.pri, whole genome shotgun sequence genome window below encodes:
- the LOC137560960 gene encoding E3 ubiquitin-protein ligase TRIM11-like produces the protein MSLGKVVSATRAASGRTEISKETTRDLAGYRGLEEAQAMASVDLRVVFKCSICQDIYNDPVNLPCGHNFCRNCIDRVLDIQEVERRDYVCPYCRRASWIRPFLQTNVTVRYMVNDFLAALKDQKEIAFPCSYCIYFQAPAVKACIHCGAHLCEKHLNVHSTSPEHVLCNPTNYLEEKKCPTHRKILEYYCPEDSACICVSCRLDGEHRGHQVETLQEASGKKLNKLRNMLPILNKHLERTMEEVQNLKERRRKVEEKAIGETKRVTGLLRDLTREVQGLEEKVLSAISSHAECLSLSYTTVIRQLGMKISELSSQISYVEELCSMADPLTVLQESDTDYFCDTENGENEDRVRETFDKQLYHDGALNLAGISLELYATLSNIMYEEILQERANSQAYLRYCIEGTFHCTTESPRTLPQPIPTTESPQNQIWSTNSHTVQVILWLADCAGKILEIMASNDLLKTEGRNHVFSSDRPKTGPETREGSNVPQVILAQSSASGRHDCPLDLGESQPWRVGMYCSSINPKKLDLFSSGYRKKWWLLQRWSDVFSMIDEKVLIQLRDIIVRFFDMIFNNRIGISVDYDTREIFLYSCEDPTSPPSSSLPH, from the exons ATGAGTCTCGGCAAAGTCGTGTCTGCTACCAGAGCTGCCAGTGGGAGAACGGAGATTTCCAAGGAGACCAcaagggacctcgcgggctacagggggctggaggaagcccaag CGATGGCATCTGTAGATCTGAGAGTTGTGTTCAAGTGTTCCATATGTCAAGACATCTACAATGATCCCGTAAACCTGCCCTGCGGACACAATTTCTGCCGCAATTGCATTGATCGTGTGCTGGATATACAGGAGGTGGAGAGAAGGGATTATGTATGTCCATATTGTCGACGAGCGTCCTGGATTCGGCCGTTCTTGCAGACTAACGTAACGGTGCGATATATGGTGAATGacttcctggctgctctgaaggaTCAAAAAGAGATAGCGTTCCCGTGTTCCTACTGCATTTACTTCCAAGCACCTGCTGTGAAAGCCTGCATCCATTGTGGAGCACATCTGTGTGAGAAACATCTGAACGTCCACAGTACATCTCCAGAACATGTCCTATGTAACCCCACCAATTACCTGGAAGAGAAGAAATGTCCCACCCATAGAAAGATCCTGGAGTATTACTGCCCTGAGGACTCTGCGTGTATCTGTGTGTCCTGCAGGCTGGATGGAGAACATCGGGGACACCAGGTAGAGACACTACAGGAGGCCTCTGGGAAGAAGTTAAATAAATTGAGAAACATGTTGCCGATTTTAAATAAGCACCTAGAAAGGACTATGGAAGAAGTCCAGAATCTAAAAGAACGAAGGAGAAAAGTAGAAGAAAAAGCTATTGGTGAAACAAAAAGAGTCACTGGCCTGCTTCGAGACCTCACAAGAGAGGTACAAGGCCTGGAGGAGAAAGTCCTGAGTGCTATCTCGAGTCATGCAGAATGTTTATCCCTCTCATACACTACTGTGATTCGACAGCTAGGAATGAAGATATCAGAGCTGTCCAGTCAGATATCGTACGTTGAGGAGCTATGTAGCATGGCCGATCCACTGACTGTCCTACAAGAATCAGACACGGATTACTTTTGTGACACGGAGAATGGAGAGAATGAGGACAGAGTCAGAGAGACATTTGATAAACAACTCTATCATGATGGGGCTTTGAACCTGGCTGGCATCTCACTTGAATTATACGCAACATTGTCCAATATTATGTATGAGGAAATATTGCAGGAGCGTGCAAACTCACAGGCCTATCTACGTTATTGTATAGAGGGCACTTTTCATTGTACTACTGAATCACCCAGGACCCTTCCCCAACCCATCCCGACCACGGAAAGCCCACAGAACCAGATCTGGAGTACAAATAGTCATACTGTGCAGGTAATATTGTGGCTGGCTGATTGTGCAGGCAAGATTCTGGAAATTATGGCCAGCAATGACCTATTGAAGACAGAGGGAAGGAATCATGTCTTCTCCTCAGACAGACCCAAGACTGGGCCTGAAACACGGGAGGGATCTAATGTCCCCCAAGTGATCCTGGCCCAATCTTCCGCCTCAGGGAGACATGACTGTCCACTGGATCTTGGAGAGTCCCAGCCATGGCGAGTCGGGATGTACTGCTCCAGTATAAACCCCAAAAAACTGGATTTGTTTAGTTCTGGATATAGAAAAAAATGGTGGCTTCTGCAAAGGTGGAGTGATGTATTTTCAATGATTGACGAAAAGGTGTTGATCCAGTTACGTGACATAATTGTCCGGTTCTTCGATATGATCTTCAACAACAGAATCGGGATATCTGTGGATTATGACACCAGAGAGATCTTCCTTTATTCCTGTGAAGATCCCACCTCTCCTCCGAGCTCCTCCCTGCCGCATTAG